The following DNA comes from Desulfobaculum xiamenense.
CTGCGGCGATAGATGTTGTTGATGTTGAAGATCTTGTCGAGGGGGGCGGGCCAGTCCTTCTTGATCTTCTCGGGAAACAGCTCGTAGTACTGTCTGGTGTATTCTTCGAGCTTCTCGTCGCCATGGGTGAAGAACAGCAGCTTGTAAATCTCCGGCTCGTCGAGGGAGAATTCCGTGAAACACTGGCAGATGGCCATGTAGCGTTCGACCGAATTCTTGCACCCGGCGAGGTAGCGGGGAAGCGCGGCATGGTACTCGCCGAGGTAGTGCATCGTGGCGAGGAAGACGAGATGCGGAAGGTTGTCAAAGTAATTGTAAAGTGTGGCGCTCGCATAGCCGGCTATGTCCGCCGCCTTGCGGATGGTGACCGCACCAATGCCTTCCTGCTTGATGATCTCGTTGGCGGCCTTGATGAAATACGTCATTATGCGCTTTTGCTTGATCTTGGACCTGTCCTGCGATGTCTGCATATGCTGTCTCTTGCTCCAAACCTTGATAGTTTCGTGCGCCAAATGTGTCAGATCAAGTCGTTTTCATTACGCCCACTGTCGCGGCGTAGTGTGGTCGCGGCGTGTACAGGCTGCCAATGTCCTTGCCGCCCTGCGCGGGGCGTTTGCCTGCGCGCGATGTGCGCGGTGTATATCGCCCGTGAAGCGTCGATTTTCCCGTGATCCCGCACGTTCGCGAGCCATGTGCGGGCCGGGACGTTCTCAACGTGCCATCCAATTTATAACCGCGGTCATGAAATAAATCCACTGCGGGTAAAATCATGATTAGGCGAACAGCTGCTTAGGCAGCAGTTGCGCCTTTGTCAATTTCGAAAACCGCGTGAAGGCCGTGTCAGCTTTGCCTTCCCCGTTCTGTCCGCATGGCGATTGTCCTGCTCTCAATCCGAAAGGGGATGCGTAACGCCCCGCCGACGCCACTGGAGGCGGTGTTCTTCGTGGGCTGGGCATGCGTGGTTCAGCCGTTGTTGGGTGCGGTTGTCCGGCATTGAACCCTGTCGCGGCCGGGCGCTGGCTGTGGCGGTGTGCGGCTGGTGTGGCAGGGACGCTGCGTGCTGTGTCAAAGATTCGCGCAATGGGGCATTTTCGCGCGGCTGGTGCAAGCAAAAACAGCAGCCCCATATATTAATGATAAGGAGGGCTGAAGCTCCGGAGTCCCGAGCGCGGTGAACGGCTTTGGGCAATGCCTGCGGGATGGAAGCGAAAGCGTTCCATCGGGTCGTATGGGGGCGCGAAGTACATGCGTGGGCGTCCAGCCGTAAGGCGTTGGTTCGCTTTTCGGTTTAAGACCTTGGAATGTCTCGGGAAGAGCCGTCAGCTATGTGCTATGAGCACAACTATATATTATGATTGATTTTATTTGTCAAGGGGTTGCGGAGGGTATTGGCTTGCTTGTGCCAAACGTGTCAATCGGGCCCGATTGCGTGGGGGGGCGGTGGCTTTTGACAGGCTACGCCGGGAGCTACGGACTCCCTGGCGGAAGGGGTTTTTTGTCGGTTGTTATGCATGTTGAGGCGTATTTCATACGCAGCGGCAGTGTTGTCGTGAATAGGGATGATTGTTCTTGTTTTGCAATCATGAGCTGGAGAGCGTGTCACGACGCTATGCGGAAACAATGCACGAACATACTTCGCTATTTCATGCTCGCGACATTGGGTTATGCATGCTTCGAGTACTGGATTTCTTTGATTTGCGTGTACATAGCCGTTGATTTGGTCTGGTTGTCGTCTGATGTCGTCATTTGTTGGCGTCACTGTGTCCATGGTATGCACATTTCGGCCATGCATGGATGAAATAGCTGGTGAAACGCCTGTTTCGCGAAATATCCCCGTCGGTTCGTCCTTTCGTTTTCTCTCGCGGTGTTTCTGCCGCAGTAATGAAACCAAAAAAAGATTTAGGTTAACATTCTGAAAAAATTAGCATTATTTGCTGTGATCACGGTCATGAACGCGTTCATAAAAAAATTGTGATTGCAATATGAACATGATTATGCAAATTTTCACGTGCGCGGCAACGGGAACACACGAAGTGTGGAAAATCTGGGTGGCTAGCGCCAACTATCGGAAATCATAGCGGAAAATATGGAGCATCGCGAGGGCTGTGGTCTGGAGATGCTCTGCTTTCGTAGACGAAGGTTTCCGCCGCGCAAGACGCGCGGGCGAGGCGCTTGCTTCACCTTTGACATGACGGACCGATTTTGGGCTTCCCCGGTTGAAACCGAGGGGCCGGAAGACGGAGCAGGGCGCATCGACTGGTTTGCCATGTCGCCGAGGGCTTTCCCCCTCGCGCAGGTGACGGCGGTGCGCGGAGGACTTGGCCGCGTGAGGTCCTCGACTGAAAGTTCGTCATGTACGCGCGTCGTCTCCCGAAGATGTCCGCAAGTCATGAGCGCTTGACGAGATGCCAAGTGATTGGAGGCTGCAAAAGCTCGGTATCGGAGTTACGCGCGCGTGCGCGGATGAATGGGCTTGTTGGGGTTAGGGGCATTTCGCCAGTGACGGAGAGTGGCACCCGTGTTCGCGCCAAGATGGGCCGCCCGACGGATGAACCCGGCGGGGCATGACGGTTCGGCGAATTGATGGGGCCGGCTTGACGAACGACTTTCCAATTTCATCTGGAGTATTGGGGATGGAACCCAAAAAGAACGCATCTGTAAAAATTGATCCCAAGGTGTTTTTCCCTTCGCTGATCATCGTGGGTATCCTGTGCTACCTGACGGTGCGCGATCTTGACGCCGCAAACCGCGTCATCAACGCCCTGTTCCACTATGTCACCTTCTCCTGGGGCTGGGCATTCGAGTGGTACATGATCATCATGGCCGCTGGTTGGGCCTGGTTCGTTTTCGGACCTTGGAAGAACAAGAAGCTCGGCGAAGAGGAGCCTGAATTCAGCACTTCCAGCTGGCTGTTCCTGCTGTTCGCTTCCTCCACTTCCGCCGCAGTGCTCTTCTGGGGATCCTACGAGGCATACTGCTACGTTTCGACCCCGCCCTTCGGTTTTGAGCCGTTCTCCGTCACCGCGCAGGAATACGGCCTCGCCTACAGCCTCTTCCACTGGGGCCCGCTGCCTTGGGCCGTTTTCGGCTTCTTCAGCGTTGTGTTCGGCTACTTCCTGTTCGTGAAGAAGATCAACGTCGTCCGCCCCAGCGGCACCCTTGTCGCTCTGCTGGGTGAGCGTCACTGCAAGGGCCTCGTCGGCATCATCATCGACAACGTCTACATCGTCGCTCTGATCCTCGCCATGGGCACCAGCCTTGGTCTGGCCACTCCGCTGGTCACCGAGTGCATGCAGTACCTCTTCGGCGTGCCGCACACCCTTGGTCTGGACGCCACCATCATCGGCTGCTGGATTATCTTCAACGCCATCTGCGTTGCCTTCGGTCTGAACAAGGGCATCAAGATCGCTTCCGACCTGCGCTGCTACCTGTCCATCGCTGTTCTGCTGTGGATCCTGTGCATCGGCGGCACCACCTTCATCGCCAACTACTTCACCGATTCCGTGGGCATCCTGCTGAACAACTTCGGCCGCATGCTGTTCTACACCGACGCCATCACCGGCGGCGGCTTCCCGCAGGGCTGGACCGTGTTCTACTGGGCCTGGTGGGTCATCTACACCATCCAGACCTGCATCTTCCTCGCCCGCATTTCCCGTGGCCGCACCGTGCGTGAGGTCTGCGTGGGCATGGTTGCCGGTCTGACCGCCACCACCTGGATCATGTGGACCATCCTGAGCGGCAACACCATGGACCTGATCCATCGTGGCGTGCTCGACATGACCTCCCTGGTTGCCCAGTACGGCGCTCCCCGCGCGGTCATCGAGACCTGGGCCGCTCTGCCGTTCAGCACCCTGACCATTTCCGTGTTCTTCGTTCTCTGCTTCGTGGCGACCGTGACCCTGATCAACGCCTGCTCCTACACCCTGGCCATGTCCACCTGCACCGAGGCCGACGGCTACTCCGAGCCTCCGGTTTGGGTTCGCGTTGGCTGGTCCGTGCTGGTTGGCGTCATCGGTGTCACCCTGCTGGCCCTGGGCGGCCTGAAGCCCCTGCAGACGGCCATCATCGCTGGTGGTTGCCCGCTGTTCTTCGTGAACATCATGATCGTCGTGTCCTTCTTCAAGGACGCTAAGCAGAACAAGAACTGGTAATTCCATAACGAGTTGCAGGCATCTCGCAGCTTAAACCCCTGAGGAGATTCAATCATGGATTTCAAGCTCTCTGATGAACAGGAACTTTTCGTAGCTGGCGTTCGCGAGCTGATGGAAAGAGAGAACTGGGAAAGCTACTTCGTCGAGTGCGACGAGAAGCACGAGTACCCGATCCGCTGGGTTAAGGAACTCGCCGAGCTGGGCATCGACACCATGCTCCTGCCCGAGGAACACGGCGGCATGGACGCCGGCATGGTCACCCTGACCGCCATCTGGGCGGAGCTTGGCCGTCACGGCGCTCCGACCTACGTCCTGTACCAGCTGCCCGGCTTCAGCACCATTCTGCGCCACGGCACCCAGGAGCAGATCGACAAGATCTTCGCCCTGCGCGGCACCGGCGAGCAGATGTGGAACTCCGCCATCACCGAGCCCAGCGCCGGTTCCGACGTGGGTAGCCTGAAGACCACCTACACCCGCAAGAACGGCAAGGTGTACCTGAACGGCCAGAAGTGCTTCATCACCTCCAGCGCCCATTGCCCCTACCTCGTGGTCATGGCTCGCGACGCCGCTTCCGAGAGCCCTGTGTTCTCCGAGTGGTTCGTGGACATGAGCAAGTCCGGCATCAAGCTGAACCAGCTCGATAAGCTCGGCCTGCGCATGGACAGCTGCTGCGAGATTGTGTTCGACAACGTCGAGCTCGAAGAGAAGGACCTGTTCGGTGTTGAGGGCAACGGCTTCAACCGCGTGAAGGAAGAGTTCGACGCCGAGCGTTTCCTCGTTGCTTGCACCAACTACGGCATCGCCCTGTGCGCCTTCGAGGACGCCGCCAAGTACGCCAACCAGCGCGTGCAGTTCGGCCAGGCCATCGGCCGCACCCAGCTGATTCAGGAAAAGTTCGCCCACATGGCGATCAAGCTGAACAGCATGAAGAACATGCTCTTCGAAACCGCCTGGAAGTGCGACAACGGCACCATGACCTCCGGCGATTCCGCAATGTGCAAGTACTTCTGCGCTAACGCCTCCTTCTTCGTTGTCGACACCGCCATGCAGGTGCTCGGTGGCATCGGCGTGACCGGTCACCGCGTGGGCCGCTTCTGGCGAGACCTGCGCATCGACCGTCTCTCCGGCGGTTCCGACGAGATGCAGATCCTGACCCTGGGCCGCGCTGTTCTGAAGCAGTACCGCTAGTCGTCCACAACCCACTGCACTCAATACTGCAAGGATAAGCACAATGACCAAGCTACTGAACACCCCCAAGTTCGGCCCCCTGAGCGGCCTTCGGGTCGTCTTCTCGGCTATCGAGATTGCCGGTCCCTTCTCCGCACAGATGCTGGCCGAGTGGGGCGCGGAAGTCATCTGGATCGAGAATGTTGCCTACGCGGACACCATCCGCGTGCAGCCGAACTATCCCCAGTACTCCCGCCGCAACCTGCACGCCCTGTCCCTGAACATCTTCTCGGATGAAGGCAAGGAAGCGTTCCTGAAGCTCATGGAGACCACGGACATCCTCATCGAGTCCAGCAAGGGCCCCGCCTTTGCTCGCCGTGGCCTCACCGACGAGCTGCTCTGGGAGCACAATCCGGCTCTGGTCATCGCCCACCTGTCCGGCTTCGGTCAGTACGGCGTGGACGAGTACACCAACTCCGCCGCCTACAACACCATCGCGCAGGCATTCAGCGGCTACCTCATCCAGAACGGAAGTGAGGAGCAGCCCATGCCCGCGTTCCCCTACACCGCGGACTACGTGTCCGGCTTCACCGTCACCAGCTCCGTGCTGGCGGCCCTGTACAAGGCGAAGCAGACCGGCGTGGGCGAAAGCATCGACGTCGCCATGTACGAGGCCATGCTCTGCGTTGGCCAGTACTACATGGAGGACTACTTCAACGGTGGTGAGATCTCTCCCCGTCAGTTCAAGGGTAGGGATCCCTACTGGGTTGGTTGCGGTACCTACAAGTGCAAGGACGGCTTCATGGTGATGGAGCTGGTCGGCATCAACCAGATCAAGGAAATGTTCGACCTGATCGGTTGCCCCGAGCTTCTCGGAACCGAAGAGTTCCCCGAAGGCACCCAGCTCATCAGCCGCAAGTGCCCCTCTGCCGCCTACATCGAGGACAAGCTCGATGCGTACCTCGTGGATCACACCATCGCCGAGGTGCAGGAGCTGTTTGGACGGCTCCGCGTCGCCTTCGCGAAGGTGCTGACCTTCCCCGAGCTGGAGGTCAACCCCCAGTACGTCGCTCGTGAATCCATCACCGAGTGGGACACGATGGACGGCAGGAAGTTCAAGGGCCCGAACATCATGCCCAAGTTCAAGAAGAACCCCTGCAAGATCTGGCGCGGCATGCCGACCCACGGTCAGGATTCCGCCGCCATTCTTGAGAACATCGGATACTCCGACGAGCAGATCCAGTCCCTTTCTGACAAGGGCCTCGTGAAGCTGGGAGCATCCCCGAAGGCCGAGTAGCCTTCGACGTGAAGTAGCAAGCGGAGGGATGGCCGCGTACGCGGCCATCCCTCTTGCCTGAAAGACAGAACTACCGGTTCCTTTGGCGGGATTTCAGCGTTGCTGACGCTCAT
Coding sequences within:
- the caiB gene encoding L-carnitine CoA-transferase; translated protein: MTKLLNTPKFGPLSGLRVVFSAIEIAGPFSAQMLAEWGAEVIWIENVAYADTIRVQPNYPQYSRRNLHALSLNIFSDEGKEAFLKLMETTDILIESSKGPAFARRGLTDELLWEHNPALVIAHLSGFGQYGVDEYTNSAAYNTIAQAFSGYLIQNGSEEQPMPAFPYTADYVSGFTVTSSVLAALYKAKQTGVGESIDVAMYEAMLCVGQYYMEDYFNGGEISPRQFKGRDPYWVGCGTYKCKDGFMVMELVGINQIKEMFDLIGCPELLGTEEFPEGTQLISRKCPSAAYIEDKLDAYLVDHTIAEVQELFGRLRVAFAKVLTFPELEVNPQYVARESITEWDTMDGRKFKGPNIMPKFKKNPCKIWRGMPTHGQDSAAILENIGYSDEQIQSLSDKGLVKLGASPKAE
- the caiA gene encoding crotonobetainyl-CoA dehydrogenase gives rise to the protein MDFKLSDEQELFVAGVRELMERENWESYFVECDEKHEYPIRWVKELAELGIDTMLLPEEHGGMDAGMVTLTAIWAELGRHGAPTYVLYQLPGFSTILRHGTQEQIDKIFALRGTGEQMWNSAITEPSAGSDVGSLKTTYTRKNGKVYLNGQKCFITSSAHCPYLVVMARDAASESPVFSEWFVDMSKSGIKLNQLDKLGLRMDSCCEIVFDNVELEEKDLFGVEGNGFNRVKEEFDAERFLVACTNYGIALCAFEDAAKYANQRVQFGQAIGRTQLIQEKFAHMAIKLNSMKNMLFETAWKCDNGTMTSGDSAMCKYFCANASFFVVDTAMQVLGGIGVTGHRVGRFWRDLRIDRLSGGSDEMQILTLGRAVLKQYR
- a CDS encoding TetR/AcrR family transcriptional regulator — its product is MQTSQDRSKIKQKRIMTYFIKAANEIIKQEGIGAVTIRKAADIAGYASATLYNYFDNLPHLVFLATMHYLGEYHAALPRYLAGCKNSVERYMAICQCFTEFSLDEPEIYKLLFFTHGDEKLEEYTRQYYELFPEKIKKDWPAPLDKIFNINNIYRRSAIMLDDCVNEGFLSRESADAFNDIALMVSKCILQDFQDGLLDKDTALKKTMDYYHHLLGSYLDPAHRNLMPDLESLKRPQVTPGEVELAAQA
- the caiT gene encoding L-carnitine/gamma-butyrobetaine antiporter; translation: MEPKKNASVKIDPKVFFPSLIIVGILCYLTVRDLDAANRVINALFHYVTFSWGWAFEWYMIIMAAGWAWFVFGPWKNKKLGEEEPEFSTSSWLFLLFASSTSAAVLFWGSYEAYCYVSTPPFGFEPFSVTAQEYGLAYSLFHWGPLPWAVFGFFSVVFGYFLFVKKINVVRPSGTLVALLGERHCKGLVGIIIDNVYIVALILAMGTSLGLATPLVTECMQYLFGVPHTLGLDATIIGCWIIFNAICVAFGLNKGIKIASDLRCYLSIAVLLWILCIGGTTFIANYFTDSVGILLNNFGRMLFYTDAITGGGFPQGWTVFYWAWWVIYTIQTCIFLARISRGRTVREVCVGMVAGLTATTWIMWTILSGNTMDLIHRGVLDMTSLVAQYGAPRAVIETWAALPFSTLTISVFFVLCFVATVTLINACSYTLAMSTCTEADGYSEPPVWVRVGWSVLVGVIGVTLLALGGLKPLQTAIIAGGCPLFFVNIMIVVSFFKDAKQNKNW